ggttgtctaGGAGTAAAGTGGGCAAGAAGCAAGGATTACAACAAAATAGGATGACACTTTCAGGAATGATTGGTTGCTCACCATCTTGATTGATGTGATGCTTTCCTGTGCTCATGTGCTctgtcgtctctgactctttgcagccctgtggactgtagcccaccaggttcctctacctgtcgtatttcccaggcaagaatactggagtgggttgccatttcctactccagaagctTTCCTGGGTACGTATATGTCAAAACTGCTCAGACTGTCCACTTTAAATGTGTGTAGTTTATTTCAGTCATATttcaataaagtatttaaatatgcTGATATAGTAAAATGTAGTGAGAGGACTAAGAAGAgtaagttttttttccttctcaaaggaaGGACTGTGTGGAGCGTTGAAATCCAGGACCTTAGATCAGTCAGTATTATTGGACGTGCTTGTCTGCAAGCTgttactggtggtggtggtgctttagtcactaagttgtatctgacttttgtgaccccatggactgtagcccaccaggcttctctgtccgtgggattctccaggcaagaatactggagtggattgccatttccttctccactgtaaCTTGTACATAACATCATAaggaatttgctgctgctgctaagtcgcttcagtcatgtccgactctgtgcgaccccagagacgatagcccaccaggctcccccgtccctgggattctccagacaagaacactggagtggattgccatttccttctccactgttacTGGTACACAGCATCATAAGGAATTTGCACAAGAAGGTAAATCAACTACTACCTCCCTAAGCACACTGGTTAgttcagctgatttttttttttttttttatggccaaaATTTCTCAATGAAAAAGAAGTATACTGAAGAACATTCTGGCACAAACTCCACATCTAATCACCAAGCTGTAACAAACAGTTCACAGAGTGGCATTATCTAGACCACACTCACATTTATTAATCTCCCTAAATCTATATATTCATCTGTATGAGAATAATAGGGATTGCTCTGGACACCTCAAGTAACAGTCTGATGCTCTAATGAGTTATAAAGCTTGCAAAACAGCAGGTGCCAATGATGCATCATACTGCATTATGTAGgaattaatttgaaaatacagcaaaacataaagataatatatttttatgtgctcAGAATGCTTGTTTCTAAAggtcactgaaattaaaaatggtTTGCTTTCCAATGAAGTTGTTAACATCCAGAACTTCATTAAGTTTACACCCAAATAAGAATTCACAATAAACAGGAACCTATATAGTCTTAGCAGATATTGGAGTAATAAAGTATATACTATACAGTGACACATATTCTTTTTATCAGAGCATAGTCTCCTGAACAGACACAGAAATGCAGAAGTAAGTAAcagtgttgttttcacttttatctatgctcaaatataatattttagttcctagaattcaaaattcaaaattgttCACCcagattcagtttttttttttccttccagttcaaGTCTGGAGAGCTTCtctataaaattttacattttataacttATCCTTTGAAATATGAGAAAAGCATGGAATCTCCTGAGTTAGATGCAGCttatacattctttaaaaattatttttaaaaaaatatcacaaGTGAACCACCAAATATATCCATAATAAACATCCTTGCTATTCACATAGTTCTTTAAGCAATATTCAAGTATATTTGTGCTTGTATGTTTACATTACTTTAGAGTCTATTTTTAGCTTACCATAAAACTCTATCTATAAagccttttcaaatatttaacaaatgaagcaaaacagtcattatgaaaatataaactgtGTTTACACCCTTTTCATCTTTCATGTTTTTATGCATTTCCTGTCAACcatataatttccttttctttagggATGCTGATAAATTGTTGTCTTTGTAATCTCAACACTGCTGCTTTCTCAGCTGGCCATTCAGATTTTCTGAACACATGGTATTCTCTCTGTGCATCAGTTGTACCAGTGGAATCTGATAATGTTGGTATTCATCATTTCCAGTTATTTTAACTGCAGGACCACCTTCAAACACAAAATGGAGGAAGGGCAGCAATCAGATTATACCAGAATGATGCCAGTAGATGCTGAATGAGATGCTTTGAAATCTCTGAAGAAGGGCCTGGAGAATTGACAAGAATAACACAAAAAACACAGGCATGCAAGGATCCACGGTTCAGACTCATTCAACATTTACACCAGAACCTGCCACACACCCCTTCAGACATGCAGCCCCATCAAAAGGCAAGCCAGGCTACCAGTTTATTACTGGGCACGTGGACAAGTCATCAAGGCACTGTGATGCCCAAGTGACTGCAGAAGATGAAGTATACCGGGGTTTCAAAAAGATGGAGACAAGATGGGTCAGTGTCaagagaggtggaaagaataaCTGACTTTAGTCCTTGAGACACAATCACTAGAGATGATGCTCAGCAAGAGGGAAAGGAACATACATAATGCAGATAAGTATTTTTTATATCTTCACAGCAGCGGTTTCTACTGTTTAAATATCATTGTTCTCATTAGTTAAACATCAGAATTGTTACTGTTATTTAGCCATTCCTTTGTAAACGCAAAGCTTTTGGTCCTTCATTAGTTTGTCTCAAACTGATATTTTCGTAACTATAAATGATATTCTGTCTCCTGAGCTTAAATTATCTACCATTTGTCCAGTTAAATAAAACAATCTTTTCTTCAAAATCATAactatttttaatcattaaatcTCTTTAGAACTAGCTAATTTCACagccccaaaattaaaaaaaaaaaattttatcattaaTGGGGACTAGAGCAAAACAAATTTAGCttttattccttaaaatataACTACTGGACAAATTATGTTCTATTAATGCAAATCAATAATAAATGTAATATCTAAAATGAGAATGCAGAACATATCAACAAAACATCTTTTGTGCTTGACATAAAgtatcaggaacaaaacaaactttaaatggaAATGATTAGCTTTTCTTATATAGCTCCAGTGGTATCAATCAAAACGTAAACATTTTGAAGCacacaacaaaattaaaacacatacCTTATTAGCTGCTTCCAAGGAATTTATTAGCTTCTGCAGCTCTTCTTTACTCATTTCAACAGAATATGGCTTGACTTCACCATTTTCTTTTACATCCAGATAAAGGTTTAAAAGTGGCATTTGTAATGAAGCAATCTTGTCACTAGAAAGTGCAAGctgtttaaaatgagaaaaacagtaattaataagtagttttaaaaaggaatatactAAAAATGCATCAGAGCTTACGAAcaacacattaaagaaaaaaagagtactcTTGTTTGCTATGAAGTACAGGGAAATatgaaaggaataaaggaaattaaactcATGCCAAAGCAGCACATatctgaacagaaaaagaaaggagagtgaATGAAAGCAAGAACATAGTTTAGGGACAACTAATTGGGATTTGTAGTAGGAGTAGATAGCTAGAGCAGTGCTATGGCTCAGAAGTACCAAAATGGGTCCAAGAAACAGAGAATTCTTAAAGAAGTGTAATGACACCAAGAGGACAAAAGTCCACATACaaagataaaactaaaaacatgGTGCAGCTCAGAAATTAAGATGTGTAAATAATGAGCAGTTAACTCTCCATTAAACTAATGACAAATGTTATCAAGATACCACCTTCGATTAGAGTCAGTCAACAAAAATATGACACTTTTCCCTCTTACACTCTGTCTAAAATCAGTAGCTGAGAGGAAATGGAAGAACCAAATGTTTATGATACTGAAGCTTTTTGAAGCAAGCATCATAGTTTCACTGGCAGATGGCAAAGAGAAACTCAATTTTCCTGGAATTTGAGCCAGGAACCCATAATAACTGAATTTTGGAGTGCCAGCACTTGTAAAAATTGACTGGGGCAATGGTAAAGGACTCCTTCTGTGTGGTACAtacactgctgccgctgctgctaagctgcttcagtcgtgtccgaatctgtgcgaccccatagacagcagcccaccaggctcccccatccctgggattctccaggcaagaacactggagtgggttaccatttccttctccaatgcatgaaagtgaaaagtgaaagtgaagccgctcagtcgtgtccgactcttagcgaccccatggactccatgcagcccaccaggctcttccgtccatgggattttccaggcaagcgtactggagtggggtgccattgccttctccgggtacATACACTACAGGACCAAATAAACCTTCACACAACTCCTCCATTTTCTCTCTCCAAAATACAGGACTCACCATATCTGAGATTTGAAAGTATCAGCTTCAGGTTGCCCACCTCATTGTTAATTCTCTTCAGTATTTCCAATACGTGGTTTCTTAGCCTATGCTTGAGTACCAGCAATGAGGATAAGTGTGCTAACTCAAAAAGAGATTAGAATGATTTTCAGACACTCatggaatgagtgagtgaagtcgctcagtcatgtctgactcttttcgaccccgtggactgtaccccaccaggctcctccgtccatggggattctccaggcaagaatactggagtgggttgccatttccttctccaggggatcttcccgacccagggattgaacccagatctcccgaattgcaggcatacactttaacctctgagccaccagggaagccccagggggtTAGATTATTATTTCTTAGGTTGAAATTATTGCATTGCATATACTTTAGCCTTGTCCTATCCCCCAAAGCCACAAAGCACATATCTATTCCTTCATCCACATGTCTTAAAActtcatttaattaaatttattataacTCTAATGTTGTTATACATGTTTTACAAGTCCACAGTGCAAGTTAACACAAAAGATGtaattttaattatctttgatacatttttaagaaaatgtatctcaaaaacacattttagatatcagttcagttcagtcgctcagtagtgtccgactctttgcaaccccatgaattgcagcaagccaggcctccctgtccatcaccaactcccagagttcattcaaactcatgtccatcgagtcggtgatgccatccagccatctcatcctctcttgtccccttctcctcctgcccccaatccctcccagcatcagagtcttttccaacgagtcaactcttcacatgaggtggccaaagtactggagtttcaccttcagcatcattccaccatcattccttccattctgaagaaatcccagggctgatcttcagaatggactggttggatctccttgcagtccaagggactctcaagagtctcctccaacaccacagttcaaaagcatcaattcttccgcgctcagccttcttcacagtccaactctcacatccgtacgtgaccacagccttgactagacggacctttgttggcaaagtaatgtctgcttttgaatatgctatctgctgctgctgctgctaagtcgcttcagtcgtgtccaactctgtgtgaccccatagacggcagcccagcaggctcccccacccctgggattctccaggcaagaacactggagtgggttgccatttccttctccaatgcatgaaagtgaaaagtcaaagtgaagtcgctcagtcatgtccgactctaagcgaccccatggactgtggcccaccagggtcctccgtccatgggattttccaggcaagagtactggagtggggtgccattgccttctcctttggtcataactttccttccaaggagtaagtgtctttttaatttcatggctgcaatcaccatcttcagtgattttggaaaccaaaaaaataaagtctgccactgtttccactgtttctcatctatttcccatgaagtgatgggaccagatgccatgatcttagttttctcaatgttgagctttaagccaactttttcactctcctctttcactttcatcaagaggctttttagttcctcttcactttctgccataagggtggtgtcatctgcacatctgaggttattgagatttctcctggcaatcttgattccagcttgtgcttcttccagcccaccatttctcatgatgtactctgcatgtaagttaaataagcagggtgacaacatacagccttgacgtactccttttcctatttggaaccagtctgttgttccgtgtccaggtctaattgttgcttcctgacctgcatataggtttctcaagaggcaggtcaggtggtctggtattcccatctcttgaaaaattttacacagtttattgtgatccacacagtcaaaggctttggcatagtcaataaagcagaaatagatgtttttctggaactctcttccttttcccatgatccatattagatatataatattacaaaaaaataacGTATTCAAAAAGTGAAACAGAAAGTATTCTCCTCCTGAAAacactcctgtctgactctttttgactccatggtctgtagcccaccaggctcctctgctcatgggattctccagcaagaatactagactgggttgctatttccttctccaaataaaaaatataaatactcacaaataaatatattctcaCCTTTATCTGCCAATCAAAATCCTGTAGTCGTGCAGAGGAAATATCAACTATTTCTTCCAACAGAGTCTTCTTGATTTCATCTTTCCTACTTTTTAAGCATTTCATGATAGCTTCTTGATGAGATGAATTCAACTGATTCAACTGTTGAGATAtctatgcaaataaaaataaatggttagaaaataagtgaaaaggcctttctgtttaaaatgtaaacaacacTTACATTGTCATTtcatataatctttaaaatggtagtaaatggggaaaaagtaCTACTATGACTATAAAAAGAATAAGATGAGGATGCATAACTAGGAAACAAGAAGTTTTAACAAGGTTTtgtaaaacagaaaggaaaagggcTGACTGATGAACCAACATGGGAGTGAATACATTGGAAACCACTAAAGCTAATTTACCGATATTAacatattagacaaaatagactttaaggcaAGAAGACTTACAAGAAATAGAACAAGATAGTACTGGGGTTGTTCAACAGAAATACACAACAATCATAAATTTGTGTGCACCTAATAACGTGgcctcaaaatatat
This is a stretch of genomic DNA from Bos mutus isolate GX-2022 chromosome 6, NWIPB_WYAK_1.1, whole genome shotgun sequence. It encodes these proteins:
- the COMMD8 gene encoding COMM domain-containing protein 8; amino-acid sequence: MEPEEGTPLWRLQKLPAERGLQLLHKIIDGICGRTYPLYQDYHSVWDSTEWMHVLEDITTFFKAVVGKNLSDEEISQQLNQLNSSHQEAIMKCLKSRKDEIKKTLLEEIVDISSARLQDFDWQIKLALSSDKIASLQMPLLNLYLDVKENGEVKPYSVEMSKEELQKLINSLEAANKVVLQLK